Part of the Zea mays cultivar B73 chromosome 4, Zm-B73-REFERENCE-NAM-5.0, whole genome shotgun sequence genome is shown below.
gccgtgcttgggccgccACCTCGGCACGATGGGCTGGCACGAGCACGACACGATTAACTGGCCGGCACGGTTAGACACGACTTAGACCAACATGTGGTTTATAAATGTGATTGCGATATGTGTATATGGTTGTACATTGTTATTTGTTATGATTTACACGTAATGAATTCACTTTATAATGATATAAATATTCGAGTTTTAAAATTATATATATAATCTTAAAGATCTTCTATATTTTTTTATCTTTTAAAATGAAATAGTGCCTGGGCTGGCACGGGCACTATTAGATATTAGTGCCGTATAGTGCCGGCACGGCACGATTAGGCACTATAGTGTAGTGCCTGGGCCGCTGGTTAGGCACTAgtgccggcacggcacggcacgaTTACTAATAGTGTCTAATAGTGCCGTGCCTAATAGTGCTTAgtgccgtgccgggccgggcggcccgtttggccatctatacatcCTGCCAACATTACGTACGTACAAAACTGGAAACTTGAGAGAATTTCTCCGTCCTGGTCCCGGACTCCCGGCCTACATACACGCCGCCGGCGCCCCACGGACGCTGGGTTACAAGGCCATACAAGCCGGCAGCTTCTGCACTTGCCCCTGCGTGAGTGACCTTTCCACCTTGGGGAACAGAACACTAGCGGCAAATCACGGCCCGTTCGTTTCATCTGGAATCGGCGGCCGGGTGGAATGATCAGTAGTGTTGGAGGAAGTCGTCGGAGTTGGCGGTGCAGTCGGTGGTCGGCCAGGCGGAGCGGAGCAGCTTCAGCAGGTGCTGCGCCTTGCGCTTGGCGCGCTCCGAGCACCCGCCCTGCACCATCATCAGCAGCTGCCCCATGGCGCCGGCCCGGACCGCCTCCACCTGCAGCGCCTCCGACCCGCCCACGACGGCCACCAGCGCGCCAGCCGCGTGCTCCGCCGCGCGCCCGGACATGGCGCGCACCAGCGCCGTTACGGCCGCGGGGCCGCCACCCGCGCCGGCGACCACGCCGTCGCGGCCGCCCTCTGCGTGGCACAGCCGCTCCACGGCCGCCAGCGCGCGCTCGGGCTCCCCGGCGCCGCCCTCCGCCACGCGCCGCGCCAGCGCCGACGCGGCGCCCGCCGCCACCGCGCGCGGGCGGTTCTCCTTGGCCAGGCACAGCGCGAACAGGCCCCGGATCCCGACGCGCACGGCGCGGGCGCTGGCCTTCTCCTCCACCAGCGTGACGAGCCCGGCCATCACGCCCTCCGCGGCGCCCAGCACCGCCCGGGCGTCCGCGCCCGACGCCAGCGCCGCGGCCTCCACCACGGCGCCCGCGTTCACCCTCGCCTCAAGCGAGCCACCGCCGGCGAGTACCTTGCCGAGCCTGGccaccctctcctccctcccgacCACCTCCACGGCCTCCTCCTCCCCGAGGCCGACCAGCGCCAGCACCGCCATGGCCTCCGCCTCGAGCTCCTCGCTCGCCGCCCCGGACCCGGAGCCGAAGGCGGCCTCCAGCAGTGCGGCCCTGGTCTCGTGCGTGGCCATGACGAGCCTGTTCTTGTCGGACTCCCTGGCTAGCGCCCTGAGCCTCCGCAGCGCCGGGAGCCCCGGGCCCTGCGCGACGAGGGAGCGCACCAGGTCCGGGTCGGCGGGCTGCTTGGGCGTGGGGATGCGCTCCACGCCCATGGAGCGGTGCGCCACGCACCACTCCTGGATGAGC
Proteins encoded:
- the LOC103655466 gene encoding U-box domain-containing protein 26; this encodes MPASVPLCLGLDTAGVQVPWYFRCPISLELMRDPVTVSTGQTYDRSSIESWVATGNTSCPVTRAPLADFTLIPNHTLRRLIQEWCVAHRSMGVERIPTPKQPADPDLVRSLVAQGPGLPALRRLRALARESDKNRLVMATHETRAALLEAAFGSGSGAASEELEAEAMAVLALVGLGEEEAVEVVGREERVARLGKVLAGGGSLEARVNAGAVVEAAALASGADARAVLGAAEGVMAGLVTLVEEKASARAVRVGIRGLFALCLAKENRPRAVAAGAASALARRVAEGGAGEPERALAAVERLCHAEGGRDGVVAGAGGGPAAVTALVRAMSGRAAEHAAGALVAVVGGSEALQVEAVRAGAMGQLLMMVQGGCSERAKRKAQHLLKLLRSAWPTTDCTANSDDFLQHY